One window of the Populus nigra chromosome 4, ddPopNigr1.1, whole genome shotgun sequence genome contains the following:
- the LOC133692156 gene encoding protein FREE1-like, with translation MQQGDYSSYYQYPHLQNPNPNPNPPIDHHQTPYASAPPFSSGYAPSDYSIYPPNYPPYPQNPDPVPPPTAPTFTPPPPPPPPNPNNSQPSFNPPPPPPPQQPQQPPSFPPYDSHGSYQPPATQQSYFPPFDQHQTVPNYAPQPPPPTSLAPNPSATTNSPYSSMYSAPYNPIGSSVPPVYDAPYENPIKYDQSFGYFDYNRSRSDTGSDLYGKRPESRYDIGGGRDDGYGDGVYAYEGGKVEPYGARGTAPKSSTWAGFDDYGRSISIPSGKDNSLRPGSGSGSGSGKIVRAVPKADTQEDAKSGVQKFRVKLLAESGGQSTMDVLCQIGLDGIRMLDPNTSRTLRIYPLENITRCDKTDSSTFAFWSKSSVDIDPRRIRLQSNSYTTNTLLDTVTAATVQFKEMGGRMRPSDTSKTTEQPTEKKKGLGDWMNLIKPGSEEKDHWVPDEAVSKCTSCGTDFGAFVRRHHCRNCGDIFCDKCTHGRIALTADENAQPVRVCDRCMAEVTQRLSNAKEAASKPAFHSHEDLARKLQEEMEKNRKSSSGSKSDGSGRRMREVACPTCTVHLQVQVPSSGSETIECGVCQHPFLVSAH, from the exons CCTCCGGTTACGCCCCCTCTGATTACTCCATTTATCCTCCAAATTACCCTCCTTATCCCCAAAATCCCGATCCTGTCCCTCCGCCTACAGCCCCTACATTcaccccaccaccaccaccaccaccaccaaaccCTAATAATTCACAACCATCCTTTAAcccaccacctccaccaccaccacaacagCCACAGCAACCACCGTCTTTTCCTCCGTACGATTCTCATGGGTCCTACCAACCTCCAGCAACTCAGCAATCTTATTTCCCACCGTTTGATCAACATCAAACGGTTCCCAATTACGCTCCTCAACCACCGCCTCCTACCTCACTAGCACCGAATCCTTCCGCAACAACCAATTCTCCATACTCCTCGATGTACAGTGCGCCTTATAATCCAATAGGATCATCAGTGCCGCCCGTATACGATGCTCCATATGAGAATCCGATAAAATACGATCAGAGTTTCGGGTATTTTGATTATAATCGGAGCAGGTCCGATACAGGGTCGGATCTATATGGAAAGCGACCTGAGAGCAGATATGATATCGGTGGCGGTCGTGATGATGGGTATGGAGACGGTGTTTATGCATATGAAGGAGGGAAGGTGGAGCCTTATGGCGCGCGAGGGACAGCGCCAAAGTCATCGACCTGGGCCGGGTTCGATGATTATGGGAGATCGATTAGTATTCCTTCTGGAAAGGACAATTCATTGCGGCCTGGTTCCGGTTCCGGTTCAGGTTCAGGGAAGATTGTGAGGGCAGTACCGAAGGCGGATACTCAGGAGGATGCTAAGAGTGGGGTCCAGAAGTTTAGGGTCAAGCTTTTGGCTGAAAGTGGAGGGCAGAGTACCATGGATGTGCTTTGCCAG ATTGGTTTGGATGGAATTCGTATGCTCGATCCTAATACCAGTCGGACTTTGAGAATATATCCTCTTGAGAACATCACAAGATGCGAT AAAACGGATTCATCTACCTTCGCATTTTGGTCCAAGAGTTCTGTGGATATCGACCCAAGACGTATTAGACTGCAATCAAATAGTTACACCACAAACACCCTTCTCGACACCGTGACTGCTGCAACTGTACAG TTCAAGGAAATGGGTGGAAGAATGAGGCCTTCTGATACTTCAAAGACAACTGAGCAGCctacagagaagaagaaagggctTGGTGATTGGATGAACTTGATAAAGCCAGGCAGTGAGGAGAAAGATCATTGG GTCCCTGATGAAGCTGTTTCAAAGTGTACATCATGCGGAACAGATTTTGGGGCTTTTGTTCGCCGG CATCACTGCAGAAACTGCGGAGACATTTTCTGTGACAAGTGCACCCATGGAAGAATTGCTCTTACTGCTGACGAGAATGCTCAGCCAGTTAGAGTTTGTGACCGATGCATG GCAGAAGTGACTCAGAGGCTGAGTAATGCTAAGGAAGCAGCTAGCAAACCTGCATTTCATAGTCATGAGGATCTTGCCAGGAAGCTCCAG GAGGAGATGGAGAAAAACCGAAAGTCATCATCAG GATCCAAGTCTGATGGATCTGGGAGGCGGATGAGGGAAGTTGCCTGTCCAACTTGCACTGTCCATTTGCAG GTCCAGGTTCCCAGCTCAGGTTCAGAAACCATCGAGTGTGGAGTATGTCAACACCCGTTTCTTGTCAGTGCTCACTGA